The Rana temporaria chromosome 13, aRanTem1.1, whole genome shotgun sequence genome has a window encoding:
- the PIP5K1A gene encoding phosphatidylinositol 4-phosphate 5-kinase type-1 alpha, with protein sequence MASAAAESMGGSSPGAATTVKGSVAGESAGTMASASGQFGTQTMKKLGHRGVDSTGETTYKKTTSSALKGAIQLGITHTVGSLSTKPERDVLMQDFYVVESIFFPAEGSNLTPAHHYNDFRFKTYAPVAFRYFRELFGIRPDDYLYSLCNESLIELSNSGASGSLFYVSGDDEFIIKTVQHKEAEFLQKLLPGYYMNLNQNPRTLLPKFYGLYCVQAGGKNIRIVVMNNLLPRSVKMHLKYDMKGSTYKRRASPKEREKSFPTFKDLDFMQDLPDGLFLDPDMHNALCKTIQRDCLVLQSFKIMDYSLLVGVHNMDHAQREHTVTDGAGTHGDSRKPITQKALYSTAMESIQGEARRGGPIETDDQMGGIPARNTRGERLLLYIGVIDILQSYRFIKRLEHSWKALVHDGDTVSVHRPGFYAERFQKFMCGTVFKKVPLKTSPSKKSRTVPGGVARRGTQALVPTQLQLADENRQYLNTEAESDQGALYGRPDVLPRTPPVDEAASDSLATTLSTSSLGSGGLNSPAHRSVGVEVHKAEATEQEMYMRERLEMGKTGEEEEEEDDGILDPNQIETEISF encoded by the exons ATGGCGAGCGCGTCGGGTCAGTTTGGCACTCAGACAATGAAGAAGCTTGGCCATCGGGGTGTGGACTCTACAGGGGAGACAACATATAAAAAG ACGACGTCTTCTGCACTGAAAGGAGCCATCCAGCTGGGGATCACACACACGGTGGGCAGCCTGAGCACCAAACCCGAGAGAGACGTCCTAATGCAAGACTTCTATGTGGTAGAGAGTATCTTCTTCCCTGC TGAGGGAAGTAATCTCACCCCCGCCCATCACTACAATGACTTCCGATTTAAGACGTACGCTCCGGTGGCGTTCCGCTACTTTCGGGAGCTCTTCGGCATTCGGCCAGACGATTATTTG tatTCTCTGTGTAACGAGTCCCTGATAGAACTCTCCAATTCTGGGGCCAGCGGGTCCCTCTTCTACGTGTCCGGGGATGACGAGTTCATTATTAAGACGGTTCAACACAAGGAGGCTGAGTTCTTGCAGAAACTGCTGCCTGGATATTACATG aACCTGAACCAGAACCCCCGCACCCTCCTGCCCAAGTTCTACGGACTGTACTGCGTCCAGGCGGGCGGGAAAAACATCCGGATTGTAGTTATGAACAATTTGCTGCCCAGGTCAGTGAAGATGCACCTGAAGTACGACATGAAGGGCTCCACCTACAAGCGACGCGCTTCGCCCAAAGAGCGGGAGAAAAGCTTCCCCACCTTCAAGGACTTGGACTTCATGCAGGACCTGCCGGACGGGCTCTTCCTGGACCCGGACATGCACAACGCCCTGTGCAAGACCATCCAGAGGGACTGCCTG gtgCTGCAGAGCTTTAAGATCATGGACTACAGTTTACTGGTCGGCGTCCACAACATGGACCACGCGCAGAGGGAGCACACCGTGACGGACGGCGCCGGCACGCACGGCGACTCCCGGAAACCCATCACACAGAAGGCGCTCTACTCCACCGCCATGGAGTCCATCCAGGGGGAGGCGCGGCGAGGGGGCCCCATCGAGACAGACGATCA GATGGGCGGTATCCCGGCCCGCAATACCAGGGGAGAGCGCCTCCTGCTGTATATCGGAGTCATTGACATTCTACAGTCCTACAG GTTCATCAAGAGGCTGGAACACTCCTGGAAAGCTCTCGTCCACGATGGG GACACGGTTTCGGTTCACAGGCCCGGGTTTTACGCGGAGCGGTTCCAGAAGTTCATGTGCGGCACGGTCTTTAAGAAAGTCCCAC TGAAAACTTCGCCCTCTAAGAAGAGCCGGACAGTGCCGGGGGGCGTGGCGCGCCGAGGGACTCAGGCCCTGgtccccacccagctgcagctgGCCGATGAAAACAGGCAGTACCTGAATACAGAGGCGGAGTCAGACCAAG GCGCTCTGTACGGTCGGCCGGATGTCTTGCCTCGGACTCCCCCCGTAGATGAAGCGGCGAGCGACTCCCTGGCGACCACCCTGTCCACGTCCTCACTGGGCAGCGGAGGGCTGAACTCTCCTGCACACAG GTCAGTGGGGGTGGAAGTGCACAAAGCTGAAGCCACAGAGCAAGAAATGTACATGAGGGAGAG GCTGGAGATGGGGAAGactggagaggaggaagaggaagaagatgaTGGAATTCTGGACCCCAATCAGATAGAGACGGAGATCAGCTTT TGA